CGACATCAGATCGGAATCCCACAAACGACGTTTGTGCGTGATCGGGCTGATGTTTTGCCTGCCATCAAACGGATCGGTGGGGCTCCCGTGATCATCAAGCTCCTCGAGGGAACTCAGGGCGTGGGAGTCATTCTCGCGGACACGGTGAAGGTCGCTGAGGCGATTATTGAAACGCTGCAAAGCACGAAGCAAAACGTGCTTGTTCAGAAATTCGTCTCGGAAAGCAAAGGAAGAGACGTGCGGGCTTTCGTCGTCGGCGATCAGGTCGTGGCAGCGATGCGACGTGTTGCGCAGGGGCAGGAGTTCCGGAGCAATGTCCATCGTGGTGGCAAGACCGAACCGGTCGAGCTGGATGAACGATATCGCGATGCGGCTGTCCGAGCGGCTCAGATTATGGGCCTCCGTGTTGCGGGGGTCGACATGCTTGAAGCGAAGGATGGACCGCAGATCATGGAGGTGAATTCGTCTCCGGGCCTCGAAGGAATTGAAACCTGCACTCAGTTGGACATCGCTGGCTCGATTATCGATTACATCGCAGCTCAGGTCGACTTCCCTGAGATCGACATTCGCCAGCGTCTGACTGTCAGCCGGGGCTACGGCGTTTCTGAGATTCATATCCCGGAAGGCTCGGAATACATCGGAAGGACTGTTGCCGAGTCTGGATTGCGAGAGAAAGATATCAACGCACTCACGCTGTATCGCGGAACGACCGTGATCCCCAATCCGCGATCGGATCGCATTCTGGAGCCAGGCGATCGACTGCTCTGCTTCGGAAAACTGGAGTCGATGCGGCAACTGATTCCGAAGAAAGCGCTACGTCGTCGTCGTCCAACCGTTCAGGAACTTCACACAAATGAAGGTGCAGATCAGAAACCCGATTTCTCAGTCGCTCATCCTGATGAGCCGATGTGATTGGTTTCGACACGTGGGTCTAGCAAAGCTGTCAGCCAGTGCGGGGATTGACTTGCAACACCTCATTCAATGCGCAAAACTATATTGATCAATCCTGCGTCCCTAGCGGACTCCCTTCGAACTACAGCAGCCGATTTTTCGCTGTCCCTGCCATAAAGTCGTCATGAACCGAGAACTTACATCCCACCCAGAGGGT
The Thalassoglobus sp. JC818 DNA segment above includes these coding regions:
- the rimK gene encoding 30S ribosomal protein S6--L-glutamate ligase, translating into MKLAILSCSPKCYSTRRLVEATRQRGHTVRVLNTLKFAIDLEEGEPELYYRSQQLEHYDAVLPRIGASITYFGTAVVRQFEQMDIYSANSSNGIANSRDKLRSLQILSRHQIGIPQTTFVRDRADVLPAIKRIGGAPVIIKLLEGTQGVGVILADTVKVAEAIIETLQSTKQNVLVQKFVSESKGRDVRAFVVGDQVVAAMRRVAQGQEFRSNVHRGGKTEPVELDERYRDAAVRAAQIMGLRVAGVDMLEAKDGPQIMEVNSSPGLEGIETCTQLDIAGSIIDYIAAQVDFPEIDIRQRLTVSRGYGVSEIHIPEGSEYIGRTVAESGLREKDINALTLYRGTTVIPNPRSDRILEPGDRLLCFGKLESMRQLIPKKALRRRRPTVQELHTNEGADQKPDFSVAHPDEPM